In a single window of the Veillonella sp. genome:
- a CDS encoding Xaa-Pro peptidase family protein encodes MNGLNLLQQYIKEQELTGVILMSPINLHYFAGFTGTTGFAIITQDKAFMITDFRYTEQATKQCEGYTVIQYESSVMDTLVDIFNEHHIHEGLFGIEGKQMPVDTYETLCDTLDERFNFTSINFAKLRAVKREDELELLRKAAKIGDDAFAALLPQLKVGMTENEARIILETEMLKRGSEEPSFATIVASGNRSSMPHGVASDKVIEAGDFVTFDFGSVYKGYHSDMTRTIVMGPASELQKKLYSIVLEAQKRGVAAVRAGITGKELDAVCRDYIKEHGYTKEFNHGTGHGVGLEIHEEPVANTKSDTVFTENMIITVEPGIYITGTIGLRIEDSVIVKSDGYEVLTHSPKELIEIGI; translated from the coding sequence ATGAATGGATTAAATCTGCTACAACAGTATATTAAAGAGCAAGAATTAACAGGCGTCATTTTGATGAGCCCTATAAATTTACATTATTTTGCTGGTTTTACTGGTACTACAGGCTTTGCTATCATTACACAAGATAAAGCCTTTATGATTACTGATTTCAGATATACTGAGCAAGCTACAAAACAATGTGAAGGATATACAGTCATTCAATATGAATCCTCTGTTATGGATACTCTTGTAGATATATTCAATGAGCATCATATTCACGAAGGTTTATTCGGTATTGAAGGCAAGCAAATGCCGGTAGATACGTATGAAACCTTATGTGATACATTAGATGAACGCTTTAATTTTACTTCTATCAATTTTGCTAAACTACGAGCAGTTAAGCGAGAAGATGAATTAGAATTATTGCGAAAAGCTGCTAAAATTGGTGACGACGCCTTTGCTGCATTATTACCACAATTAAAGGTAGGAATGACAGAAAACGAAGCGCGCATCATATTAGAAACAGAAATGTTAAAACGTGGATCAGAGGAGCCTTCCTTTGCAACCATCGTTGCTTCTGGTAACCGTTCTAGTATGCCTCATGGTGTAGCTAGTGATAAGGTCATTGAAGCAGGTGATTTTGTTACCTTCGACTTTGGCTCCGTATATAAGGGTTACCATTCCGATATGACTAGAACTATTGTAATGGGTCCTGCCTCTGAATTACAAAAAAAGCTGTATAGTATAGTTTTAGAAGCACAAAAACGCGGCGTAGCTGCTGTTCGGGCTGGTATTACCGGTAAAGAACTCGATGCAGTATGTCGTGATTATATCAAAGAACATGGATATACCAAGGAATTTAATCATGGTACTGGTCATGGCGTAGGTCTTGAGATTCACGAAGAACCAGTGGCTAATACAAAATCCGATACGGTATTTACAGAAAATATGATCATTACGGTAGAGCCTGGTATTTATATTACAGGTACTATCGGATTGAGAATAGAGGATAGTGTCATCGTCAAATCTGACGGCTATGAGGTGTTGACACATAGTCCAAAAGAGTTAATTGAAATAGGTATTTAG
- a CDS encoding pseudouridine synthase yields the protein MRLDKLLANKAYGSRKEVHQLLKDQRVTINGEITTKKDIHVDIESDVITVDGQVVNTKQQYYVKFHKPKGYVTAVEDANHPVVMDLLPPEYIKMGVVPVGRLDKDTEGLLLLTNDGVWGHSIINGNKHVSKVYYVEYDGELTEEGIQRIKEGIVLGDGTHCKPALIDVVSSQSLHITIEEGKYHQVKRMIGAAGGTVTYLKRLTIGHIDLTGIEEVGSIQDLTIGDIEAFKK from the coding sequence ATGAGACTCGATAAATTATTGGCTAATAAAGCTTATGGCAGTCGAAAAGAAGTTCATCAACTCTTAAAGGATCAAAGAGTTACTATTAATGGTGAAATAACAACAAAAAAAGATATCCACGTTGATATTGAGTCTGATGTAATAACGGTTGATGGACAAGTGGTTAATACTAAGCAGCAGTATTATGTAAAATTTCATAAACCCAAAGGCTATGTTACAGCTGTGGAGGATGCAAATCATCCCGTTGTAATGGATTTATTGCCACCTGAATATATTAAAATGGGGGTAGTTCCTGTGGGAAGATTAGACAAGGATACAGAAGGATTACTGTTGCTTACCAATGATGGTGTTTGGGGACACTCAATCATCAATGGTAATAAACATGTATCCAAGGTTTATTACGTAGAATATGATGGTGAGTTAACAGAAGAAGGAATTCAACGTATAAAAGAGGGGATTGTACTAGGTGACGGAACCCATTGCAAGCCTGCTTTAATTGATGTTGTATCTTCTCAATCTCTGCATATTACCATTGAAGAAGGCAAATATCATCAAGTAAAACGTATGATTGGTGCAGCAGGCGGTACTGTTACATATTTAAAACGGTTAACTATAGGCCATATAGATTTAACAGGCATAGAAGAGGTTGGTTCTATACAGGACTTAACCATTGGTGATATAGAGGCTTTTAAAAAATAG
- a CDS encoding metallohydrolase, producing the protein MKRYYLGIDTSCYTTSCAIIDSDFQIVGEARKILEVKQGERGLQQSNMVFQHTKALPKLISELPQLPISGIGVSGFPRREENSYMPAFMVGLGYGQSLSHMMNVPLQVFAHQENHILAALRELKTIPKDPFLALHLSGGTTELVYCHYKGEGIFESHIIGGSKDLQGGQYVDRIGVAMGLPFPAGKHLESLALQTKEYEPLPSSVKEGWISFAGPCSAAMRRISDSMNDMEKSNLSRAVFTSIGNALEKMITYHLKNKPVKTLIAVGGVMSNSILRHRMEHYCMRNHITLHVAQPQFSVDNATGNAFGAAFLEETRG; encoded by the coding sequence ATGAAACGATATTACTTAGGCATTGATACTAGTTGCTACACTACAAGTTGTGCCATTATAGATAGCGACTTTCAAATAGTTGGAGAAGCCCGCAAAATATTAGAGGTCAAACAGGGTGAGCGAGGACTACAACAATCAAATATGGTCTTTCAACATACAAAGGCATTGCCTAAGTTGATATCTGAATTGCCACAACTACCAATTAGTGGTATCGGTGTTAGTGGTTTTCCTAGACGTGAGGAAAATTCTTATATGCCAGCCTTTATGGTAGGGCTAGGGTATGGTCAATCTCTAAGTCATATGATGAATGTACCTTTACAAGTTTTTGCACATCAAGAAAATCATATTTTAGCTGCCCTTCGAGAACTAAAAACAATTCCTAAAGATCCATTTTTAGCACTTCATTTATCTGGTGGTACTACGGAGCTCGTATATTGTCATTATAAAGGAGAAGGCATATTTGAGTCTCACATTATTGGCGGCTCTAAGGATTTACAAGGCGGTCAATATGTAGATCGTATTGGTGTTGCAATGGGTTTGCCATTTCCTGCAGGCAAACATCTAGAGTCATTAGCATTACAAACTAAAGAATATGAACCATTACCATCTTCTGTAAAAGAAGGTTGGATAAGCTTTGCTGGGCCATGTAGTGCGGCTATGCGACGCATTAGTGATTCCATGAATGATATGGAAAAATCTAATCTATCGCGAGCTGTATTCACCTCTATTGGAAATGCACTAGAAAAAATGATTACCTATCATTTAAAAAATAAACCTGTTAAAACATTAATTGCCGTAGGTGGTGTAATGAGCAATAGTATACTTCGTCATCGAATGGAGCATTATTGTATGCGTAATCACATTACATTACACGTGGCACAACCACAATTTTCTGTTGATAATGCCACTGGCAATGCTTTTGGCGCTGCTTTTTTAGAGGAAACTAGAGGATAA
- a CDS encoding histidinol-phosphate transaminase, translating to MSKIHGGNIFQFAHEQRIEPYEVVDFSANINPLGPSQRGLDALNAQLRYISHYPDATNDDVLNAIADTYEMDKHQIIVGNGAAELLYAICRLPGYTGAFVPAPGFSEYKEALEASKIPVRDIFYRPWEDDNGKPYFEVPYLALETFAAELKGQDGRIIVFLGNPNNPDGTLLDKDHIRTVASMLKDANSLLVIDESFIDFVGNDPLQDNEHSMRSLVNEFDNIIVVHSFTKFYAVPGLRIGAAFTNKTLITQLQQYIPSWSVNTLAQAYTKAALNDVDYIKRTKQELNEERAFMYNALDAIEGITVYPPSANFILFQVNQEGITANYINEELKKYNMIVRNCDSYVGLTNHWVRIAIKDHDTNIKLVDKLTNILKV from the coding sequence ATGTCTAAGATACATGGGGGCAATATATTTCAGTTTGCCCATGAACAACGAATTGAACCATATGAGGTGGTCGACTTTAGCGCTAATATTAATCCCCTTGGACCTAGTCAACGTGGATTAGATGCATTAAATGCACAATTACGCTACATTTCTCATTACCCTGATGCTACCAATGATGATGTATTAAATGCTATTGCTGATACATATGAAATGGATAAACATCAAATTATAGTTGGTAATGGTGCAGCCGAGCTATTATATGCTATTTGCCGTTTACCTGGATATACAGGTGCTTTTGTACCAGCACCAGGATTTTCTGAGTATAAAGAGGCTCTTGAAGCAAGTAAGATTCCTGTACGTGATATTTTTTATCGACCTTGGGAAGATGATAATGGAAAACCTTATTTTGAGGTACCATATTTGGCATTAGAAACCTTTGCAGCTGAACTAAAAGGGCAAGATGGTCGCATCATTGTATTTTTAGGTAATCCTAATAATCCAGATGGTACATTACTTGATAAAGATCATATTCGCACTGTAGCGAGCATGTTGAAAGATGCAAATAGCTTACTTGTTATAGATGAATCATTTATCGATTTTGTTGGAAATGATCCATTACAAGATAATGAGCATTCTATGCGCTCTTTAGTAAATGAATTCGATAATATCATCGTAGTTCATTCCTTCACAAAATTCTATGCTGTACCTGGTTTACGCATTGGTGCCGCTTTTACTAACAAAACATTAATTACTCAATTACAGCAATATATCCCTAGTTGGTCTGTAAATACATTAGCGCAAGCTTATACAAAGGCTGCCTTAAATGATGTGGATTACATTAAACGAACAAAACAAGAATTAAATGAAGAAAGAGCATTCATGTACAATGCATTAGATGCCATAGAAGGAATTACTGTATATCCACCTTCAGCTAATTTTATTTTGTTCCAAGTTAATCAAGAAGGAATTACAGCAAACTATATTAATGAAGAGCTAAAAAAATATAATATGATTGTGCGCAATTGTGACTCCTATGTAGGTTTAACTAATCACTGGGTACGCATTGCTATTAAAGATCATGATACTAATATTAAACTGGTGGATAAACTGACAAATATTTTGAAAGTATAG
- a CDS encoding Asp23/Gls24 family envelope stress response protein, translating into MTKKNTELESGKIKISEDVYATIVTIAALETKGIHHMSSTFNDDVNAFFRRKSDYEGVKISFNDEGALSVTLYVCIQYGYRIPDVALRLQERIKTALVSYTEIEVQTIDVVVQDIIFDDLVTPSQP; encoded by the coding sequence ATGACCAAGAAAAATACTGAACTAGAGTCTGGTAAAATTAAGATTAGTGAAGATGTATATGCTACGATTGTTACTATAGCAGCGCTTGAAACAAAGGGTATACATCATATGAGTTCTACCTTTAATGATGATGTAAATGCCTTCTTTAGACGTAAATCTGATTATGAAGGTGTAAAGATATCATTTAACGATGAAGGAGCTCTTTCTGTAACATTATATGTTTGCATTCAGTATGGATATCGTATTCCTGATGTGGCTTTACGTTTACAAGAACGTATAAAAACGGCTTTAGTTTCTTATACCGAAATTGAGGTACAAACTATTGATGTAGTGGTACAAGACATTATTTTTGATGATTTAGTAACACCATCACAGCCTTAG
- a CDS encoding GHMP kinase has protein sequence MTYYVRAPGTCGEFLQGSINGQSFLVTCPINRYSYALSNVKHPFSQHYCALQPKSALARQLVQRLLEIKNKDQTCPPVYVRSDIIQGKGMASSSADISVTAMATALAMDYNLSLKELEQICLSVEPTDASFYQGVTQFDYIKGTISQPLGMCPPLKILVFDEGGSIDTITFNQQVDLQAKILEKESIIRESLDLFKRGLHTHDINLIGQAATLSAFGNQRILYKANLYDFHDIGNYYNSVGTIIAHSGTIMGLLFPVDYSRIDDCKQEIIRKLPHLSYVDTVETTNEGLTYIKR, from the coding sequence GTGACCTATTATGTAAGAGCCCCAGGTACATGTGGGGAATTTCTACAAGGTTCTATTAATGGCCAGTCATTTTTAGTGACTTGTCCTATTAATCGTTACTCCTACGCATTAAGTAATGTAAAACATCCATTTTCACAACATTATTGTGCATTACAACCTAAGTCAGCTCTGGCAAGACAATTAGTACAACGATTATTAGAGATAAAAAATAAAGATCAAACTTGTCCACCTGTATATGTACGTTCTGACATTATACAAGGTAAAGGGATGGCTTCAAGTTCTGCGGATATTTCTGTAACGGCTATGGCTACTGCTTTAGCTATGGATTATAATTTATCACTAAAAGAACTAGAACAAATCTGTTTATCCGTAGAACCTACAGATGCTTCATTTTATCAAGGTGTTACGCAGTTTGATTATATTAAGGGTACCATTTCTCAACCACTAGGAATGTGTCCGCCATTGAAAATTCTTGTATTTGATGAAGGCGGTAGTATAGATACCATTACCTTTAATCAACAAGTAGATTTACAAGCTAAAATTTTAGAAAAAGAGTCTATTATACGTGAGTCATTAGATTTATTTAAACGAGGCTTACATACACATGATATCAATTTAATTGGTCAAGCTGCTACATTGAGTGCTTTTGGTAATCAACGCATTCTATATAAAGCAAATTTATATGATTTTCACGATATAGGTAATTACTATAACAGTGTTGGTACAATCATAGCTCATAGTGGTACTATTATGGGACTGCTATTTCCAGTAGATTACAGTCGCATTGATGATTGTAAGCAAGAAATCATACGTAAGTTACCTCACTTATCCTATGTGGATACAGTAGAAACCACAAATGAAGGATTAACCTATATTAAACGATAA
- the xseA gene encoding exodeoxyribonuclease VII large subunit, translated as MNVLTITQLNNLIKRTLDREYLLKNLYVSGTIINAKRHSSGHMYFSLKDEEAAIDVTMWSSTVMQKGLANAIQNGLLVTVKASVNFYNKMGRLNLIASDMQIGSKSPLQLEFDALKRELTALGYFDDSHKQNLPYMASCIGIVTSQSGAVLHDILHVSERRNPLVRFKLFSVPVQGNTAGPVIAKGIAAADADPEVDLIIVGRGGGSMEDLWCFNDRAVVEAIYTANTPVISAVGHETDYTLCDYVADARGATPSHAAEMAVLPIITLQDQLTEKEEYLHEFIRYTLQQKRTDLTLLFNRKLGIPALQFLHKQKTHLQELSQSLTNATKERCNTEKHSLALLAQQLESLNPLQMMVKGFAKVEHNDKPITSVTQLHPKDDIRVTLADGYVNATVKEAHKDGRITKKL; from the coding sequence GTGAATGTATTAACCATTACACAATTAAACAATCTTATAAAGCGCACCTTAGACCGTGAATATCTACTTAAGAATCTTTATGTTAGCGGCACCATTATTAATGCAAAGCGTCATAGTAGTGGTCATATGTATTTCTCTTTAAAAGATGAAGAAGCCGCTATTGATGTTACCATGTGGTCTAGCACTGTTATGCAAAAAGGGTTGGCTAATGCCATTCAAAATGGTCTATTAGTAACTGTAAAAGCATCTGTTAATTTTTACAATAAAATGGGCCGTTTAAATCTCATTGCATCCGATATGCAAATAGGTTCTAAAAGCCCATTACAGCTTGAATTTGACGCTTTAAAACGAGAATTAACTGCCTTAGGATACTTTGATGATAGCCATAAACAAAATTTACCGTATATGGCAAGTTGCATAGGGATTGTTACATCTCAATCTGGCGCCGTATTACATGATATTTTACATGTCAGTGAAAGACGAAACCCATTAGTTCGATTTAAATTGTTCTCCGTTCCTGTCCAAGGTAATACAGCAGGACCTGTTATAGCTAAAGGAATAGCAGCGGCTGATGCTGACCCAGAGGTAGACCTTATCATCGTTGGTCGTGGTGGCGGATCTATGGAGGATTTATGGTGTTTCAATGATAGAGCAGTTGTAGAGGCTATTTATACTGCTAATACACCGGTAATCTCAGCAGTAGGTCATGAAACAGATTATACCTTATGTGATTATGTAGCAGATGCTCGTGGAGCAACGCCAAGTCACGCTGCAGAAATGGCTGTACTTCCTATCATTACACTACAAGATCAATTAACAGAAAAAGAAGAATACCTACACGAGTTTATACGTTATACATTACAACAGAAACGTACAGATTTAACATTGCTCTTTAATCGTAAATTAGGTATTCCAGCTCTACAATTTTTGCATAAACAGAAAACGCATTTACAAGAGCTTTCACAATCATTAACTAATGCTACAAAAGAACGATGCAATACAGAGAAACATAGTTTAGCATTATTAGCTCAACAATTAGAATCTCTAAATCCATTACAAATGATGGTAAAAGGGTTTGCAAAGGTTGAACATAATGATAAACCTATAACGTCTGTTACTCAATTACATCCAAAGGATGATATACGAGTTACACTTGCTGATGGTTATGTGAATGCTACGGTAAAGGAGGCGCACAAAGATGGCCGCATCACTAAAAAATTATGA
- the nusB gene encoding transcription antitermination factor NusB, whose amino-acid sequence MVIKRNRREARQYAFQMLYANEFHADQSDVQFPEGHMHKSMDKAYANNIINGVLSASEIIDAALQPFCKSRKVENLDKVDRAILRIALWEMTNEDEPLEPSIAINEAIQLAKDFGSDSSYKLINAILDAYNKSK is encoded by the coding sequence ATGGTAATTAAGCGAAATCGACGTGAAGCACGTCAATACGCATTTCAAATGTTATATGCTAATGAATTTCATGCAGACCAAAGTGATGTTCAATTTCCAGAAGGACATATGCATAAATCTATGGATAAGGCCTATGCAAATAATATTATAAATGGTGTATTATCCGCTTCTGAAATTATAGATGCAGCATTACAGCCATTTTGTAAATCACGTAAAGTGGAAAACTTAGACAAGGTTGATCGTGCTATTTTACGTATTGCTCTATGGGAAATGACAAATGAAGATGAACCTTTAGAACCATCTATAGCCATTAATGAAGCTATTCAATTAGCTAAGGATTTTGGTTCTGATTCTTCCTATAAATTAATTAATGCAATTCTAGATGCATATAATAAGAGTAAATAA
- the xseB gene encoding exodeoxyribonuclease VII small subunit has product MAASLKNYEKKYKALEDIVKQLDDGDMTISELLTQYKKGLTLVKECAEMLDSVENEVQQIIEEVRISE; this is encoded by the coding sequence ATGGCCGCATCACTAAAAAATTATGAAAAGAAATATAAAGCCTTAGAGGATATTGTGAAACAATTAGACGATGGTGATATGACCATCTCTGAACTCTTAACTCAATATAAAAAGGGCTTAACATTAGTAAAAGAATGTGCAGAAATGCTCGATTCGGTTGAAAATGAAGTTCAACAAATTATCGAAGAAGTCCGCATCAGCGAATAA
- the cobS gene encoding adenosylcobinamide-GDP ribazoletransferase, whose translation MTPFFIALQFLTRLKIVNQTEWSVEDFGKSVVAFPYVGLIIGLILALLYGILSPFIPLVPLMLILVIAEFLITGGLHADGLMDTSDGLFSGRERDRKLEIMKDSRIGSFGVVAFVFVTLLKWQLLTAIPTAEFIPMALIMMPLMSRWSLVLSIRSYPYAREQGMGAAFANLAPKHVITYNTLSTFFMPIVILLIGVILYTLLYGVYSIFSIADVGYVVGLGVLVYATLGIFQINIVSMIITYIINRILNHYIVKQLGGTTGDTYGFVVEVTEVLLLLIYIIILSVLSASVASNTTMF comes from the coding sequence ATGACACCTTTTTTCATAGCATTACAGTTTCTAACACGTTTAAAAATCGTTAATCAAACAGAATGGTCTGTAGAAGATTTTGGTAAATCCGTTGTAGCCTTTCCCTATGTAGGCTTAATTATTGGCCTTATTTTAGCATTATTGTATGGTATATTATCACCATTTATACCGTTAGTACCATTGATGTTAATCCTTGTTATAGCGGAATTCTTAATTACAGGTGGTCTCCATGCTGATGGCCTAATGGACACCAGTGACGGTTTATTTTCTGGACGTGAAAGGGACCGTAAGTTAGAAATTATGAAAGATAGCCGTATAGGTTCTTTTGGTGTTGTTGCTTTTGTATTTGTTACACTTTTAAAATGGCAATTATTAACAGCGATTCCAACAGCGGAATTTATTCCAATGGCACTGATTATGATGCCATTAATGAGTCGTTGGTCCCTTGTGTTGAGTATTCGATCCTATCCCTATGCACGAGAGCAGGGGATGGGGGCTGCATTCGCTAATTTAGCACCCAAACATGTTATTACATACAATACACTATCAACCTTCTTTATGCCTATTGTAATATTACTAATTGGTGTAATTTTATATACCCTTTTATATGGCGTATATTCCATTTTTTCTATAGCTGATGTAGGCTATGTTGTTGGATTAGGCGTATTGGTTTACGCTACATTAGGTATTTTTCAAATTAATATTGTAAGTATGATTATTACCTATATTATTAATCGTATACTCAACCATTATATTGTTAAGCAACTTGGTGGTACTACAGGTGATACTTACGGATTTGTTGTTGAAGTTACAGAGGTTTTACTACTTTTAATTTATATTATTATATTATCTGTATTATCTGCTTCTGTGGCTTCTAATACTACGATGTTTTAA
- a CDS encoding Asp23/Gls24 family envelope stress response protein, giving the protein MSSDKELNYGLDMDTINIADSVIIDVATKTLTTIPGIHSLSPRFYDELVEGITHAFGQRSLPGINVKHRKDFIEVNIYIKALYGYNLIELSKQLQLEIKQTLKNMLDLDHVKVDVHIEGIVKEKEPTPHGN; this is encoded by the coding sequence ATGAGTTCAGATAAAGAATTAAACTACGGATTAGATATGGATACTATTAATATTGCAGACTCTGTCATCATAGATGTAGCAACAAAAACTTTAACCACTATACCAGGTATTCATTCTTTAAGCCCTCGCTTTTACGATGAACTAGTAGAGGGTATTACACATGCCTTTGGTCAACGCAGTTTACCAGGTATTAATGTTAAACATCGTAAAGATTTTATTGAAGTCAATATTTATATTAAAGCATTATATGGATACAATCTTATTGAATTATCCAAACAATTGCAGTTAGAAATCAAACAAACCTTAAAGAATATGCTCGATCTTGATCATGTTAAGGTTGATGTTCATATTGAAGGTATTGTTAAAGAAAAGGAGCCAACTCCACATGGTAATTAA
- a CDS encoding histidine phosphatase family protein: protein MKTLYIVRHGETDWNKMGKYQGITDIPLNENGLNQAKACGNALKDVTFDRILSSDLSRALVTAETIRGDRTTSITVDKRLRELNFGDWEAMLFSDIEARWPGLIDEMYLRPHLVKVPNGESFKDLQDRAWAGLEEFLNVNDEEETLLIACHGGTIRTLLCKLLDISISHCWNFSQGNTAINRIFYNGMGEYDHNILNLLNDTAHVELLQGHV from the coding sequence ATGAAGACATTATATATTGTGCGTCATGGTGAAACTGATTGGAATAAAATGGGGAAATATCAAGGTATTACAGATATTCCCCTCAATGAAAACGGTTTGAATCAAGCTAAAGCATGTGGTAATGCCCTTAAAGATGTTACCTTTGACCGTATCTTATCTAGTGATTTAAGTCGTGCCTTAGTTACAGCCGAAACGATTCGAGGTGACCGCACAACATCTATCACAGTAGATAAACGATTGCGAGAGCTTAATTTTGGTGACTGGGAAGCTATGCTATTTTCAGACATTGAAGCACGTTGGCCCGGCCTTATTGATGAGATGTATTTGCGGCCTCATCTTGTAAAAGTACCAAATGGCGAAAGCTTTAAAGATTTGCAAGATCGTGCCTGGGCAGGTCTGGAAGAATTCCTCAATGTTAATGATGAGGAAGAGACTCTTTTAATAGCATGTCATGGCGGAACTATTAGAACCTTATTATGTAAATTATTAGATATTTCTATTAGTCATTGTTGGAATTTTAGCCAAGGTAATACAGCTATTAATCGTATTTTCTATAATGGTATGGGCGAATACGATCATAATATTTTGAATTTGCTCAATGATACAGCTCATGTTGAATTACTCCAAGGACATGTATGA
- the efp gene encoding elongation factor P, producing the protein MISSNDFRPGVTVEIDGNVWQVVDFQHVKPGKGAAFVRTKMKNLQTGSVVERTFNAGEKVPKAHVDRRRMQYLYESDGAYTFMDNETYDQVELNLEQLGDAKNFLLENMEVSIMFFQGIVIGIDLPVSVELRVVETDPGIRGDTATGGNKPAVLETGYTVKVPLFIEVDDVLRIDTRTGQYIERA; encoded by the coding sequence ATGATTTCCAGTAATGATTTTCGTCCAGGTGTAACCGTTGAAATCGACGGTAATGTATGGCAAGTAGTTGATTTCCAACACGTTAAACCAGGTAAAGGTGCTGCATTCGTACGTACTAAAATGAAAAATTTGCAAACTGGTTCTGTAGTAGAACGTACGTTCAATGCTGGTGAAAAAGTGCCTAAAGCACATGTTGACCGTCGTCGTATGCAATACTTATACGAATCTGATGGCGCTTACACATTCATGGATAACGAAACTTACGATCAAGTTGAACTTAACCTTGAACAACTAGGTGATGCTAAAAACTTCCTTCTTGAAAATATGGAAGTATCCATCATGTTCTTCCAAGGTATCGTAATCGGTATCGATTTACCTGTATCTGTTGAACTTCGAGTAGTTGAAACAGACCCTGGTATCCGTGGTGATACTGCTACTGGTGGTAACAAACCAGCTGTATTGGAAACAGGCTACACTGTAAAAGTACCTCTCTTCATTGAAGTAGATGATGTACTTCGTATTGATACTCGTACAGGTCAATACATCGAACGTGCCTAA